In Mugil cephalus isolate CIBA_MC_2020 chromosome 20, CIBA_Mcephalus_1.1, whole genome shotgun sequence, the following are encoded in one genomic region:
- the usp36 gene encoding ubiquitin carboxyl-terminal hydrolase 36 isoform X2, with amino-acid sequence MQKACLNGYPKLDRQTQATTLVHQIFGGYLRSRVKCSICKSVSDTYDPYLDIAVEIRQAANIVRALELFVKPDVLSGENAYMCAKCKKKVPATKRFTVHRTSNVLTLSLKRFANFSGGKITKDVGYPEFLNIRPFMSQNSGDPVMYGLYAVLVHSGYSCHAGHYYCYVKASNGQWYQMNDSIVHSSNIKVVLNQQAYVLFYLRIPETKKTADGHTTKQDMLHSGKNNASSEQIKRASQNGPLSSPQVTKKLEPAQLRKIQSMDGGLGLPISRNGVNSHSQPKLSNWTSSSNGSQRLPGGPTVIDEPFKKLKKPSFLSQVQCRNSTPAPSSNGVCRAEGDKKLGGMVRGMPTSTLFKSLSDFSSVVTNDSKGSVGPKSTSVGETPPTPRKDSNGMISPARSVERSQSIEEQKMAKVKMPALSITSEATSTMSPPPAKKLALSAKKAHSRTPSSIDVLSHLPRQLSIHDSFDFATPTHRTAPFHSPKAQSSNFAQSTGSSKDLSPDKQFSLSTQQKPNASFSHKTNKLNSPGPKSPKSSTHNSVVQETDLNNHPAHNVKQQKKKKKRKHFEVEGDTESVPSPAPVTQFSPLKSTREKKCKKKKKKQKRENEDGEKIKQRECAPSHLETLNQEEDWCQSGIWCLTSPLDPEQCKQRPQLSVTASTQCASNQKEQEKSPVFKKKKKNQLGVTVQNTFYVCSASESNCEMKTSDVQNDKGDVMMLNKKKKLKRKRLKEERQCAEIKHSSDFKPGAAEPSPKENTTEEGKKSKQSTASVFVWDSHVKDGYVSSKTRATDRNALGDASTHVASLAWDGKKTSGVVEELLKNATDKAYGGNTLTWDGGVSDISRDAVEDVRNSKYDTVIDEWDEDFDRGKVKKIKNYKREKWRSGSSIFQKIQDRRNKWSVTGGKRVFAVRR; translated from the exons ATGCAGAAGGCCTGTCTTAATGGCTACCCCAA gCTTGACAGGCAGACCCAGGCCACAACGTTGGTCCACCAGATCTTTGGAGGTTACCTCAGGTCAAGAG tgaAATGCTCTATTTGTAAAAGTGTGTCAGACACTTATGACCCTTACCTGGACATTGCTGTTGAGATTCGG cAAGCAGCAAACATAGTGCGAGCCCTTGAACTCTTTGTTAAACCAGACGTGTTAAGTGGAGAGAACGCCTACATGTGTGCCAA GTGCAAAAAGAAAGTTCCGGCCACGAAACGCTTCACAGTCCATCGTACTTCAAATGTACTGACTCTGTCACTGAAGAGGTTTGCCAACTTCAGtggaggaaaaataacaaag gatGTTGGTTACCCAGAATTCCTGAACATCCGGCCCTTTATGTCTCAGAACTCAGGCGATCCTGTCATGTATGGCCTCTATGCTGTTCTGGTGCATTCTGGTTACAGTTGTCATGCTGGCCATTACTACTGCTATGTCAAG gCAAGTAACGGACAATGGTACCAAATGAATGATTCGATCGTGCACTCGAGTAACATCAAAGTGGTCTTGAACCAGCAGGCTTATGTGCTTTTTTACCTGAG AATCcctgaaacaaagaaaactgcagaCGGGCACACAACCAAGCAGGATATGTTGCATTCTGGCAAGAATAATGCATCGTCTGAACAGATAAAGAGGGCCAGCCAGAATGGACCTCTCTCCTCCCCGCAGGTCACAaag AAACTTGAGCCGGCACAACTGCGTAAGATCCAGTCTATGGATGGTGGTTTGGGTTTGCCTATTTCCAGAAATGGTGTCAACAGTCATTCACAGCCCAAACTTTCCAACTGGACATCATCCTCCAATGGCTCACAAAGGCTTCCAGGTGGACCCACAGTGATTGATGAACCTTTCAAGAAACTGAAGAAACCCTCTTTTCTCAGCCAGGTGCAGTGCCGCAACAGCACTCCGGCCCCTTCCAGCAACGGGGTCTGCAGGGCAGAGGGAGATAAAAAACTTGGTGGCATGGTTAGGGGAATGCCAACATCAACCTTGTTTAAGTCTCTGTCTGACTTTTCCTCTGTTGTCACCAATGACTCAAAG GGCTCTGTCGGTCCCAAAAGTACATCAGTAGGAGAGACACCCCCCACTCCTAGGAAAGACTCCAATGGCATGATTTCTCCAGCCAGGAGTGTGGAACGATCGCAGAGCATAGAGGAGCAGAAGATGGCAAAAGTCAAAATGCCGGCTCTCAGCATCACATCTGAAGCCACCAGCACCATGTCACCCCCACCTGCCAAAAAACTAGCCCTGTCAGCTAAAAAG GCTCACAGCCGGACTCCGAGCAGCATTGATGTTCTGTCCCATTTGCCACGCCAGCTGTCCATACACGACTCCTTCGACTTTGCCACACCTACCCACAG aACTGCTCCCTTCCATTCACCTAAAGCCCAGTCATCTAATTTTGCCCAGTCAACTGGATCATCCAAAGACCTGAGCCCTGATAAACAGTTCTCTCTCTCCACACAGCAAAAACCAAATGCCAGCTTTTCTCATAAAACCAACAAGCTTAACTCTCCAGGTCCAAAAAGTCCCAAGTCTTCCACCCATAACTCTGTGGTTCAAGAGACAGACCTCAACAATCATCCAGCTCATAATGtcaaacaacagaagaaaaagaagaagcggaAGCATTTTGAGGTGGAGGGTGACACAGAGTCAGTCCCTTCCCCAGCTCCAGTGACACAGTTCAGCCCTTTGAAGTCAACCAGGGAAAAGAAgtgcaagaagaaaaagaaaaaacaaaaacgggaGAATGAGGATGGAGAAAAAATCAAGCAGAGGGAATGTGCACCATCTCATTTGGAAACATTGAACCAGGAAGAGGATTGGTGTCAGAGTGGTATATGGTGTCTAACATCTCCTTTAGATCCAGAACAGTGTAAGCAAAGACCGCAATTGTCTGTCACAGCCTCAACACAGTGTGCATCAAatcaaaaagaacaagaaaagagCCCTGtgtttaagaagaaaaagaaaaatcaactaGGAGTGACTGTGCAGAATACCTTTTATGTGTGCTCTGCATCAGAAAG CAATTGTGAGATGAAGACCTCGGATGTTCAGAATGATAAAGGGGATGTGATGATGctgaataagaaaaagaaattaaaaaggaagAGGCTAAAAGAGGAGCGGCAGTGTGCAGAAATTAAGCATAGTTCTGACTTTAAACCTGGAGCAGCAGAGCCTTCTCCCAAAGAGAATACCACAGAGGAGggcaaaaaaagcaaacaaagcacaG cttcagtgtttgtgtgggacAGCCATGTGAAAGATGGCTATGTAAGCAGCAAGACACGGGCAACTGACCGAAACGCCTTGGGAGATGCTTCGACACATGTTGCTTCTCTAGCCTGGGATGGGAAAAAGACAAGTGGCGTAGTGGAAGAACTGCTGAAGAATGCCACGGATAAGGCCTATGGAGGCAACA CTCTAACTTGGGATGGTGGGGTCTCTGATATCAGTAGAGATGCCGTTGAAGATGTCCGCAATTCCAAGTATGACACTGTGATTGATGAGTGGGATGAAGACTTTGACAGGGGAAAG gtgaagaaaataaagaactATAAAAGAGAGAAGTGGAGAAGTGGCAGCAGCATCTTCCAGAAGATCCAGGATAGGCGGAACAAATGGTCTGTAACAGGAGGGAAAAGAGTTTTTGCAGTGCGCCGCTGA
- the usp36 gene encoding ubiquitin carboxyl-terminal hydrolase 36 isoform X1 yields MPIVDKLKEALKPGRKDTGNEGDLNKLLASSAKKVILQKIEFEPASKGFSYQLDSLKNKYVILNPRTEGAIGQKPTELVQIKRQVSEALAGAQSDGIPAPQKMLFPANKLTLKWERVYRVGAGLHNLGNTCFLNSTVQCLTYTPPLANYLLSKEHSRVCHQSGFCMICVMQNHIIQAFANTDNAIKPVSFIRDLKKIARPFRFGSQEDAHEFLRYTIDAMQKACLNGYPKLDRQTQATTLVHQIFGGYLRSRVKCSICKSVSDTYDPYLDIAVEIRQAANIVRALELFVKPDVLSGENAYMCAKCKKKVPATKRFTVHRTSNVLTLSLKRFANFSGGKITKDVGYPEFLNIRPFMSQNSGDPVMYGLYAVLVHSGYSCHAGHYYCYVKASNGQWYQMNDSIVHSSNIKVVLNQQAYVLFYLRIPETKKTADGHTTKQDMLHSGKNNASSEQIKRASQNGPLSSPQVTKKLEPAQLRKIQSMDGGLGLPISRNGVNSHSQPKLSNWTSSSNGSQRLPGGPTVIDEPFKKLKKPSFLSQVQCRNSTPAPSSNGVCRAEGDKKLGGMVRGMPTSTLFKSLSDFSSVVTNDSKGSVGPKSTSVGETPPTPRKDSNGMISPARSVERSQSIEEQKMAKVKMPALSITSEATSTMSPPPAKKLALSAKKAHSRTPSSIDVLSHLPRQLSIHDSFDFATPTHRTAPFHSPKAQSSNFAQSTGSSKDLSPDKQFSLSTQQKPNASFSHKTNKLNSPGPKSPKSSTHNSVVQETDLNNHPAHNVKQQKKKKKRKHFEVEGDTESVPSPAPVTQFSPLKSTREKKCKKKKKKQKRENEDGEKIKQRECAPSHLETLNQEEDWCQSGIWCLTSPLDPEQCKQRPQLSVTASTQCASNQKEQEKSPVFKKKKKNQLGVTVQNTFYVCSASESNCEMKTSDVQNDKGDVMMLNKKKKLKRKRLKEERQCAEIKHSSDFKPGAAEPSPKENTTEEGKKSKQSTASVFVWDSHVKDGYVSSKTRATDRNALGDASTHVASLAWDGKKTSGVVEELLKNATDKAYGGNTLTWDGGVSDISRDAVEDVRNSKYDTVIDEWDEDFDRGKVKKIKNYKREKWRSGSSIFQKIQDRRNKWSVTGGKRVFAVRR; encoded by the exons ATGCCAATAGTGGATAAACTCAAAGAGGCATTAAAACCTGGTCGAAAGGACACGGGCAATGAGGGTGACCTCAACAAACTATTGGCCTCATCTGCCAAGAAGGTCATTTTACAGAAAATTGAGTTTGAGCCTGCCAGTAAGGGTTTCTCTTACCAACTGGACAGCCTAAAGAACAAGTATGTGATCCTCAATCCTAGGACTGAGGGCGCTATAGGACAAAAGCCTACAGAGCTTGTTCAAATAAAAAGGCAAG TCTCTGAGGCGTTAGCTGGGGCCCAGAGTGATGGGATTCCTGCTCCACAGAAGATGCTGTTTCCAGCGAACAAGCTTACCCTTAAATGGGAGCGCGTTTACAGGGTGGGAGCTGGCCTCCACAACCTTGGAAACACCTGCTTCCTTAACTCCACAGTGCAGTGTCTCACTTACACCCCACCACTTGCCAACTATTTACTCTCAAAGGAGCACAGTCGTGTCT GTCACCAGTCAGGCTTTTGCATGATCTGTGTTATGCAGAACCATATCATCCAAGCCTTTGCCAACACAGACAATGCCATAAAGCCTGTGTCCTTCATCAGAGATCTAAAAA AAATTGCCAGACCTTTTCGATTTGGGAGCCAAGAGGATGCCCATGAATTTTTGCGGTACACTATTGATGCCATGCAGAAGGCCTGTCTTAATGGCTACCCCAA gCTTGACAGGCAGACCCAGGCCACAACGTTGGTCCACCAGATCTTTGGAGGTTACCTCAGGTCAAGAG tgaAATGCTCTATTTGTAAAAGTGTGTCAGACACTTATGACCCTTACCTGGACATTGCTGTTGAGATTCGG cAAGCAGCAAACATAGTGCGAGCCCTTGAACTCTTTGTTAAACCAGACGTGTTAAGTGGAGAGAACGCCTACATGTGTGCCAA GTGCAAAAAGAAAGTTCCGGCCACGAAACGCTTCACAGTCCATCGTACTTCAAATGTACTGACTCTGTCACTGAAGAGGTTTGCCAACTTCAGtggaggaaaaataacaaag gatGTTGGTTACCCAGAATTCCTGAACATCCGGCCCTTTATGTCTCAGAACTCAGGCGATCCTGTCATGTATGGCCTCTATGCTGTTCTGGTGCATTCTGGTTACAGTTGTCATGCTGGCCATTACTACTGCTATGTCAAG gCAAGTAACGGACAATGGTACCAAATGAATGATTCGATCGTGCACTCGAGTAACATCAAAGTGGTCTTGAACCAGCAGGCTTATGTGCTTTTTTACCTGAG AATCcctgaaacaaagaaaactgcagaCGGGCACACAACCAAGCAGGATATGTTGCATTCTGGCAAGAATAATGCATCGTCTGAACAGATAAAGAGGGCCAGCCAGAATGGACCTCTCTCCTCCCCGCAGGTCACAaag AAACTTGAGCCGGCACAACTGCGTAAGATCCAGTCTATGGATGGTGGTTTGGGTTTGCCTATTTCCAGAAATGGTGTCAACAGTCATTCACAGCCCAAACTTTCCAACTGGACATCATCCTCCAATGGCTCACAAAGGCTTCCAGGTGGACCCACAGTGATTGATGAACCTTTCAAGAAACTGAAGAAACCCTCTTTTCTCAGCCAGGTGCAGTGCCGCAACAGCACTCCGGCCCCTTCCAGCAACGGGGTCTGCAGGGCAGAGGGAGATAAAAAACTTGGTGGCATGGTTAGGGGAATGCCAACATCAACCTTGTTTAAGTCTCTGTCTGACTTTTCCTCTGTTGTCACCAATGACTCAAAG GGCTCTGTCGGTCCCAAAAGTACATCAGTAGGAGAGACACCCCCCACTCCTAGGAAAGACTCCAATGGCATGATTTCTCCAGCCAGGAGTGTGGAACGATCGCAGAGCATAGAGGAGCAGAAGATGGCAAAAGTCAAAATGCCGGCTCTCAGCATCACATCTGAAGCCACCAGCACCATGTCACCCCCACCTGCCAAAAAACTAGCCCTGTCAGCTAAAAAG GCTCACAGCCGGACTCCGAGCAGCATTGATGTTCTGTCCCATTTGCCACGCCAGCTGTCCATACACGACTCCTTCGACTTTGCCACACCTACCCACAG aACTGCTCCCTTCCATTCACCTAAAGCCCAGTCATCTAATTTTGCCCAGTCAACTGGATCATCCAAAGACCTGAGCCCTGATAAACAGTTCTCTCTCTCCACACAGCAAAAACCAAATGCCAGCTTTTCTCATAAAACCAACAAGCTTAACTCTCCAGGTCCAAAAAGTCCCAAGTCTTCCACCCATAACTCTGTGGTTCAAGAGACAGACCTCAACAATCATCCAGCTCATAATGtcaaacaacagaagaaaaagaagaagcggaAGCATTTTGAGGTGGAGGGTGACACAGAGTCAGTCCCTTCCCCAGCTCCAGTGACACAGTTCAGCCCTTTGAAGTCAACCAGGGAAAAGAAgtgcaagaagaaaaagaaaaaacaaaaacgggaGAATGAGGATGGAGAAAAAATCAAGCAGAGGGAATGTGCACCATCTCATTTGGAAACATTGAACCAGGAAGAGGATTGGTGTCAGAGTGGTATATGGTGTCTAACATCTCCTTTAGATCCAGAACAGTGTAAGCAAAGACCGCAATTGTCTGTCACAGCCTCAACACAGTGTGCATCAAatcaaaaagaacaagaaaagagCCCTGtgtttaagaagaaaaagaaaaatcaactaGGAGTGACTGTGCAGAATACCTTTTATGTGTGCTCTGCATCAGAAAG CAATTGTGAGATGAAGACCTCGGATGTTCAGAATGATAAAGGGGATGTGATGATGctgaataagaaaaagaaattaaaaaggaagAGGCTAAAAGAGGAGCGGCAGTGTGCAGAAATTAAGCATAGTTCTGACTTTAAACCTGGAGCAGCAGAGCCTTCTCCCAAAGAGAATACCACAGAGGAGggcaaaaaaagcaaacaaagcacaG cttcagtgtttgtgtgggacAGCCATGTGAAAGATGGCTATGTAAGCAGCAAGACACGGGCAACTGACCGAAACGCCTTGGGAGATGCTTCGACACATGTTGCTTCTCTAGCCTGGGATGGGAAAAAGACAAGTGGCGTAGTGGAAGAACTGCTGAAGAATGCCACGGATAAGGCCTATGGAGGCAACA CTCTAACTTGGGATGGTGGGGTCTCTGATATCAGTAGAGATGCCGTTGAAGATGTCCGCAATTCCAAGTATGACACTGTGATTGATGAGTGGGATGAAGACTTTGACAGGGGAAAG gtgaagaaaataaagaactATAAAAGAGAGAAGTGGAGAAGTGGCAGCAGCATCTTCCAGAAGATCCAGGATAGGCGGAACAAATGGTCTGTAACAGGAGGGAAAAGAGTTTTTGCAGTGCGCCGCTGA
- the LOC124997248 gene encoding soluble calcium-activated nucleotidase 1-like isoform X1, with amino-acid sequence MTEVQYFDRRRRRGHSRPLSSMPRIPGSSHPEQDNSMDEGGLPILASMASTTDTRFWLKWRPIDAVIVSLVSIFLLFMLLSSGLHHCSGSAHCWSESRSNTQSYSRYNTTYPLSPPEHTPEGTRYRIGVIADLDTNSRIDNKLTWFSYMRRGHLLLSRSGDKVAVEWDADKVLLESHLSEKGRGMELSELVVFNGKLYSVDDRTGVVYHIDEDKAVPWVILPDGDGCVAKGFKAEWLAVKDEQLYIGSLGKEWTTTEGEFVNNNPEWVKVVGFKGDVQHKNWISNYKSLKSAAGIEPPGYFIHESAAWSNTLQRWFFLPRRASKECYEEVADEHRGTNLVLSCSPDFKDIIISRVGPLNPTHGFSSFKFVPQTNDQIILALKSEEDDGKIATYIMAFTLDGQILLPESKIGDVKYEGLEFI; translated from the exons GTCACTCCAGGCCTCTGTCCTCGATGCCTCGTATCCCAGGTTCATCTCACCCGGAGCAGGACAACTCTATGGACGAAGGAGGCCTCCCCATATTGGCCTCCATGGCCAGTACCACTGACACTCGTTTCTGGCTGAAGTGGAGGCCCATTGACGCAGTCATTGTCTCCCTTGTCTCGATCTTTCTGCTCTTCATGCTCTTGAGCTCAGGTTTGCACCATTGCTCTGGCAGCGCACACTGCTGGAGTGAAAGTCGGAGCAATACCCAGTCTTATTCCCGTTACAACACTACCTACCCTCTCAGTCCTCCTGAACACACACCAGAGGGTACTCGCTATCGCATTGGGGTCATCGCAGACCTGGACACAAACTCTCGTATTGACAATAAGCTGACATGGTTCAGCTACATGCGGCGGGGACACCTACTATTGTCCAGAAGTGGTGACAAGGTGGCAGTTGAATGGGATGCTGACAAAGTATTGCTAGAAAGCCACCTgtcagagaaagggaggggtATGGAGTTGTCTGAGCTGGTGGTGTTCAACGGGAAGCTGTACAGTGTCGATGACAGAACAGGTGTAGTCTACCATATAGATGAGGACAAGGCTGTGCCTTGGGTCATCTTACCTGATGGTGACGGCTGTGTTGCCAAAG GGTTTAAAGCTGAGTGGCTGGCAGTGAAGGATGAACAACTGTATATTGGTAGTCTGGGGAAAGAGTGGACCACCACTGAAGGCGAGTTTGTCAATAACAACCCAGAATGGGTGAAGGTAGTGGGCTTCAAAGGAGATGTACAACATAAGAACTGGATTTCCAATTACAAATCTCTTAAGTCTGCTGCAGGGATAGAACCACCAG GTTATTTTATCCATGAGTCAGCAGCGTGGAGCAACACTCTGCAGCGCTGGTTTTTCCTCCCTCGCCGTGCAAGCAAGGAGTGCTATGAGGAAGTAGCAGATGAGCATCGTGGTACAAACCTTGTCCTTAGCTGCTCGCCAGATTTCAAAGACATTATAATAAGTCGAGTGGGTCCACTTAACCCTACTCATGGTTTTTCCTCCTTCAAGTTTGTCCCCCAGACAAATGATCAAATCATTCTCGCCCTCAAGTCAGAGGAAGATGATGGAAAGATAGCCACATACATCATGGCATTTACTTTGGATGGACAGATCCTTTTACCTGAAAGCAAGATTGGGGATGTGAAATATGAAGGCCTGGAGTTCATATAG
- the LOC124997248 gene encoding soluble calcium-activated nucleotidase 1-like isoform X2, whose product MTEVQYFDRRRRRGHSRPLSSMPRIPGSSHPEQDNSMDEGGLPILASMASTTDTRFWLKWRPIDAVIVSLVSIFLLFMLLSSGLHHCSGSAHCWSESRSNTQSYSRYNTTYPLSPPEHTPEGTRYRIGVIADLDTNSRIDNKLTWFSYMRRGHLLLSRSGDKVAVEWDADKVLLESHLSEKGRGMELSELVVFNGKLYSVDDRTGVVYHIDEDKAVPWVILPDGDGCVAKAEWLAVKDEQLYIGSLGKEWTTTEGEFVNNNPEWVKVVGFKGDVQHKNWISNYKSLKSAAGIEPPGYFIHESAAWSNTLQRWFFLPRRASKECYEEVADEHRGTNLVLSCSPDFKDIIISRVGPLNPTHGFSSFKFVPQTNDQIILALKSEEDDGKIATYIMAFTLDGQILLPESKIGDVKYEGLEFI is encoded by the exons GTCACTCCAGGCCTCTGTCCTCGATGCCTCGTATCCCAGGTTCATCTCACCCGGAGCAGGACAACTCTATGGACGAAGGAGGCCTCCCCATATTGGCCTCCATGGCCAGTACCACTGACACTCGTTTCTGGCTGAAGTGGAGGCCCATTGACGCAGTCATTGTCTCCCTTGTCTCGATCTTTCTGCTCTTCATGCTCTTGAGCTCAGGTTTGCACCATTGCTCTGGCAGCGCACACTGCTGGAGTGAAAGTCGGAGCAATACCCAGTCTTATTCCCGTTACAACACTACCTACCCTCTCAGTCCTCCTGAACACACACCAGAGGGTACTCGCTATCGCATTGGGGTCATCGCAGACCTGGACACAAACTCTCGTATTGACAATAAGCTGACATGGTTCAGCTACATGCGGCGGGGACACCTACTATTGTCCAGAAGTGGTGACAAGGTGGCAGTTGAATGGGATGCTGACAAAGTATTGCTAGAAAGCCACCTgtcagagaaagggaggggtATGGAGTTGTCTGAGCTGGTGGTGTTCAACGGGAAGCTGTACAGTGTCGATGACAGAACAGGTGTAGTCTACCATATAGATGAGGACAAGGCTGTGCCTTGGGTCATCTTACCTGATGGTGACGGCTGTGTTGCCAAAG CTGAGTGGCTGGCAGTGAAGGATGAACAACTGTATATTGGTAGTCTGGGGAAAGAGTGGACCACCACTGAAGGCGAGTTTGTCAATAACAACCCAGAATGGGTGAAGGTAGTGGGCTTCAAAGGAGATGTACAACATAAGAACTGGATTTCCAATTACAAATCTCTTAAGTCTGCTGCAGGGATAGAACCACCAG GTTATTTTATCCATGAGTCAGCAGCGTGGAGCAACACTCTGCAGCGCTGGTTTTTCCTCCCTCGCCGTGCAAGCAAGGAGTGCTATGAGGAAGTAGCAGATGAGCATCGTGGTACAAACCTTGTCCTTAGCTGCTCGCCAGATTTCAAAGACATTATAATAAGTCGAGTGGGTCCACTTAACCCTACTCATGGTTTTTCCTCCTTCAAGTTTGTCCCCCAGACAAATGATCAAATCATTCTCGCCCTCAAGTCAGAGGAAGATGATGGAAAGATAGCCACATACATCATGGCATTTACTTTGGATGGACAGATCCTTTTACCTGAAAGCAAGATTGGGGATGTGAAATATGAAGGCCTGGAGTTCATATAG